A single window of Psychromonas ingrahamii 37 DNA harbors:
- a CDS encoding DUF4144 domain-containing protein, with amino-acid sequence MISWPCMLKLTGDDELIYLESERDFMSECRDLLFCDDDYVIDSAGYCYLIESTSEKLALIKTEQMLAAHEVSNLIRAHEFKKATLCLTKIHFLTVLDAIKSLSY; translated from the coding sequence ATGATTTCATGGCCATGCATGTTAAAACTAACTGGAGATGATGAGCTTATTTATTTAGAGTCTGAGCGAGATTTTATGTCTGAATGTCGAGACCTACTTTTTTGTGATGACGACTATGTTATAGACTCTGCTGGTTATTGCTATTTAATAGAATCAACTTCAGAAAAACTGGCGTTAATCAAAACAGAGCAGATGTTGGCTGCGCACGAAGTGTCGAATTTAATACGCGCTCATGAATTTAAAAAGGCCACACTTTGCCTCACTAAAATTCATTTTTTAACTGTATTGGACGCTATTAAGTCGTTGTCTTATTGA